The Montipora foliosa isolate CH-2021 chromosome 1, ASM3666993v2, whole genome shotgun sequence DNA segment TGCCAGGAGAgttgtctcccagatttttaaagtaATCATCTCTTACGGGAAAATATATTTACCAATATAAATGTGTTTCTCTCAAGACAAGTTGAAAAAGGAGAATAATTGGTTATAAGTTATATACCTGATGAAGATGTTATCTCAGACATTGTTTCCTGTTGGCACCTTTCACACTATTtcaaggaaaaaatcaatggAATTTGAGTTATACTGGAGTACTGAAGCAAGCACTAGCATTCAGTAAAATAACCTATTCAGGTTGTAACATGCCTTAATCCCATTGACCCTCTAAtataacagattttactctgtcttgcTCCAGGAAACCACTATTAAATAActatgaattttgtttgttttactaaTAAAAATGAATGTAATCAATAttaatggaaaatgaaaagttagaaaatgaaaactttttagtGAAATTTGATTATTAAGGAGGAACATGTTTGTGTAACGTCCTAATTTCTCAAGGCAACATTGAGCTGGTTCCCTGTCTGCTTTAAGGGAATTTGTAATAAGATTAAGTGGTAAAGTGAACAAAAGTTCACTGATTTTAAGGAAATTAATTCAttgtttattaattattattttcaacaGCCTCAAAAGGCAACCTCAAAAAATCCACTACCAGGAATATTATCTTTATTTTGCTTAGTCATAAAATTTTTACTAAAACCAGCCACCACCTTTCCTTGAGAGAGAGTAAGTTCTGTCTGTACTGACATTCTCATGGTGGAAATGGGTTGCTTTGATAAACCAGTAAGAAAGCTAATTCAGTTTTTTGTTCACAACtgccttttttttcaaatagacAGTATTTACAGGCAGGTCCAAGCTTTCCCCAAACCCCCAAAAAACTGCAGGTTACAGATCTGAAATGCATTTGGCCAATTGCGCAATATTGGTCAAAGGTCATCAGCTTGGTTTATGGGCACTTCAGGAGTGACCATCAGTGTCATTAATTAAGTTGTACGTCTTTTCATGCCTCCCAGGGGTTTATCTGTGAATTTCACATGAGCATTATTTTTTCATCCAGATTTAAACAGGTCTCGTACCCATGGCTCTGTAATTGGACACTACTTTTATTTCCCTattagcagaggtctcttttctttttgcattctcTGGGCTGATGAGTACAGGAACATAGACCTCTGCCATTGGTCACGACTCACTATGATCCAAATGCCGTTAAtaaccttggacggcactcttcaagccacatgccccatgatatgtttgctaaCTGTGACTTGAGCCTACTGTGCCCTGCACATTCCTTTGCAATAAGTTGGCTGTTTAATTAAGTGAGTTCAAACAACATGAAAGTATCATGTGACGATTCAGTTGCTAAGTAACTGCCAAGCATGCTCAATGCAGTGAGTTTtaacccatggcagaggtctatTTTCCCATATTCATCAGCCCAaagaatgcaaaaagaaaatagacCTCTGCTCAGTTTTATATTCATGAAGAGTTGATAGATAGTCTATTCTCCactatacatgtatatcattgTAGGTAATATACAGAATCGgtaaaaaagaagagaaatgggCTAGAAATGGTAGAACTGACACTATGCACCATGAAGTAGAACAAACCCATGCCCTATAGAAGAGCGCGAGTCAAGTGACAGTATTTGAAAAGTATTTGAAAATGACACCATGCAGAGCACTTTCCCGCGGACTTCTGGGACCGCTGTTACCTTTAAGGAGAAAGTATTTTTCACAGACCACCCGCTCCTCTGATCCAAGTTATTTGCCCATGGAAAACTATTATTTGTACGTAATGGGCCCACTTGGTCTTTCCCGTGCATGTTTATATTCGACGTAGGGTTACAGACCTTTatacccaccattacaacaatCTCTAAGAAAAACATTGCGCGCGCGACAAAGGAATCCACGAGGTGAAGCGCACCGTCGTCTGCAGAACTACAGACCAAGCTTTTTGGCGTGAAAGAGACCGACGCGCGTTAACTTTAAGTTAATGAATATTCTTACTCTTACGTGCACAACGACTGTCATGGTACCGGTGCTAGAGCTTTGTGAACAACGCTCGCCTGCAACTGGACTTGTGGCATTTCTAATGCGGAAAAACAGCACAGCATCGCTTTAAACTATAACAAAAGCTAGGAAAGTGATCGAATGAAATGCACAATCGGCTATTGAATATTAATCAGCATCTTACTTATTCATTGCCGAGGATGTCGGTCCCACATCAAGGGGCCCGGCCGTCGCCGCCATTACATTCGTGCACTAAAGCTCTGGGGTCTGGTAAGGAGCAAGTATTGGCGCCCTTGCTTGCAGCCGAACAAAGcactttttatttaatttttcgcatCATCGCCGGGCATCATCGTCAATTATTGTCTGAGTTCGTCCttattttctttcagatttGTTCAGTAAGTTTACAACTGCGATTTTCATTGCGTCAAAATTAGGccatctctctcttttttttcgaTGCTGCGCCAGCATCATTGCTCCGGAGCCTGGAAAACAGCAAGCCGTGAACCCAAACttaatatggcggaaaagttggttgatgttattgtaaaattaagactagactgcaaaacagtcgttttctttcattttcggaaggcgcgaagcgccgtaagcgtgatcctcgcgtgtgaagcgcgcgagcctcacacgcctgtctctccccattctccctcgccgtttctacactcgctccagacctttaGTTGGAATATTTACTGCGTCTCTTGtgttcgcaaaaaatacgactgttttgcagtctaaatTAAGACAACATGGAAAAAGGGATCAACCACTAAAACTCCTATGCCACATAAAAATGGTTTACTACGtggttacttttttttttttttggaaaatggcaaaatttgggtcggtcagacgacgctaaacggagaGGATGTCCTTAGAACCTCTGCACGAGATCTCGTCTGCTCGATCGTTTGTTCATCCATTCTCAGCAGCatgttccctgctagcagagctctcttttctttttacgTTCGCTAGGCCGacgagtacaggaaaagagCCCTCTAAAAGTACCGTGGCCGTGGGTAGCCTACGAGCAGCCCCACtccctcggagagcctgctcgGAGGCTAGGCCGTGGGTCGAGCAATGTACGGCACTCTTCAACCTTCTTGAAACCGCATGCTGGCCCCATGATACGTTTGCTGACtttgacttgagcccgctgtgccCCGCGCATTCCTTCGTAGGTACAGTAAACACCGGCATATAAGAActagtggattaagaacatcaggctgaaatttggccaataaagctccatataaataagaacaaattcagcctgataaataaaacatgttcttaatacaaagggaaagggtattaggataaggaaacaatacagtacagtacctcacatcaaagtactatggtgttTAGGACCATTacaactataaaatctattacaaaacagcattgtatgttaattaaacctctggtaatatataatttgaagtatttctgaaaccaactttaagaacattttaaggaCACTTTCAtgctgatttctcactaagcaccccttaaggacggtgcctactaattcaaaggtatttttgcgtgggTTATTGAAGTGTTAGtgaaatccagaaagaaaattgggggaaaccacgcatttctgaaaaatgcgtggttacccccaaattcCTTTTTGTACAACAAGAGCACTTCCtcagttctgctttctccgcatagttttaaaccgggcaaaaatatccgtgtattaataagcaccacccataggaaatccgagtatctcgagatgcgcagaacgtatgcgcaataacaatagtgggcaccgtccttaaataacaacacGATCAGCCTTAGACCTGAAAgaagtgttcttatatgcgggtgtttacagtacttcatgtatccttattatagtgtatttaaattaagGTATTCCCACGCGCACCACGTAAATACCATTGCACTCCCCTATACACACTTGTATACCCATATGTACCCACGTATATCCCCATATACTGTTAACGTTAAAATTAAGTTGCGCGTTAATTTCCGCGACCTTAACCACCATTATTTTCCCCAAAATCTGACCTACTCCAGAGATTCTAGTCACCTAGCCaaacaataaattttatttgCGCACTTTATTTCACATCAATCTTTCACATACTAAATCGTTGACTGTACTTCAACTGCATTTTCTTCGTATTCtcaacaaattctttttttttggggggggagggggaaggaaGGGGGAGGGTAGCAGACACGTTAATTTCCCTCATTTGTAAATTCTACCCCTTCTTTCGCGTTCATTTAACAATAGAATTAGAGGCTTTGGACTTTCCTTGTCAAACTAACTTCTGCTTAAGAGAAAGTACGGCCTAGAAAGAGTATCTCTGAattgaaagttctttacctgtattgtcatacttgaccactcatttggccAACAACGCtttaaaaattgcaaattttgtgtatgcaaacgaggctattgTGTAGGCATattcaaggatttctccgggTGACTAGATGTAAACTAATTATTGGATTGAATTGGTTTCATTGGTTCGAATTGGTTGACTGACATTTCAGTATGAAGCGAATGCCACCAAGACCATTActcatatacctgaagatcccgcttgaagtcctccttggtaaaataaaaaatggcGAGTTCAGGCATTGGGgttcggattttaaaaatagatatgcATTTCCCATaattgacgataacagtcaattGTCGAtgatcgtcatttcagaggtagaggatggactgttctgttgctaaatcaggttATTGTCAGGGACCGGGGTAAAGTAAAGAATTcttgtcagttttcatgtttcAAGAAGACCGTTGCGTACGCAGTCAATTCGCTTATTGACGACAATTCGTCACATCGCATCTTTCATAATTACGCTTCGGAATCTGCAATGACCTCTCAATAAATGAAgagacgactacacaagagagaaaagAACAGAATTCGACTTCTCCTCTCTTCAGCACGTTGTCTAGTGACCGTCTACTTTGGTGGGAATTTTGTTCttgatccggtccgagtttTGTCAACCCGATCCGGTCCGATCAGATCctatccgatccgatccggtccggtcgCGGTTTTGCCAAGGGCCCCATTATTTACCTTAACTCTTCTCACAGAAACGTATTTTAAGCTTTCAAGCAAAACTAACACGATGACTTTGTTACATTTGTAAAAACAGAACAGTATGATTTTCTAGTTCTTTTAGACCTTTGACATGAAAACTAAGGCATTAGCCTCGAACTAAATTCTTCCCTGACTGATCTGGAAAAATGAAATCCACCCGAAAATGgaatttacatgtatgttcgATTGGAAACACGAAGTTAAGTCTACTTCATCGTTTCTGATGTCTAGTCGTTGTTTTCGGTTTCTAAGAGCAAGTCAATAACGTGCTGTACAGGAGTTGATACATCGCCCTACAGTTATGCAAGATTTTTTGCTTCGCTAGTGGTGGTCCTGGTGCTATGCCCTTTAGAGGTTTGAGATGGTAAGGTCCCTATCACCAACCCTCACATAGCAAAAATAAGGGAGAGTAATCAAAGTTCCCCTTACAGTGAGATACATGTATCATAAAACAGTTAAGAAGCATCACTGTGACAATATTACAGGCAAGGCAGATAAGCTTAGAAACTAAGAGGTTTCAGCATATTAAAAATTTTGTATTCCATTAACCAATAATCCATAAACCAATGgtgaaatgataataataatgataatgataacaataattataataaaagcTTAACGAACAGCTCTTACCAACACAAGTATGACAGGTACATCAGACCAAATTAACAACAAGTTCAGAAAGGTACTAGAGAGCCTTGTTCACATGCTGGTGGGTAGTTCATTAGTGCAGACTAAGTACATGGACAGACATGCTGCTATTTTTTTGCAATGCTACCTTTGTTCCTCCTTCATTTGGTAACCACAAGAGGAGCCCAAATCAATATACGAGTTGACAACAATTCAAGCATTTTGGGATTTGCCTGCGTATGCAGGACACACATTCACCCAAGCCAAAAATGGGTGAATGTGTGATTTATAGTTCACAAGGCAAAGAAGGTGCTTGCTGTGGAAATTAGCAACCCTTGGTTGAACAACAATGTGAGAAATGCCACTGAGAAGACAGAGAAATAcaaacaataacaattattattattgctgtgcAAGCACCCAGGCTACAAGATCAGAAGAAAATGATTGTGCTGTTGTTCAAATGAACGAGGAGTGCAAAGGCCTGGAATGGCCCTGGAATGGCCCTGGAATGAGGCTATGTGGTAAAGCTAAATACCATGCAATGAAGAGGGGAAACAATGTTAGTCTCAAGGCATCCAGGACAGGTTTGATACAAGAAGAGAAGTTGGGCCTGGAAAGCTTGTGAAAAATGTAATAAGCCCTGCTCCCAATCTCTGAGCCTAGAGCTTAATTATTACTTTCATGCTGCACTTAGTCCTTTAGCATCGCATACATTATGAGGAAAGCTACCAGAAATCAATCCATGCAAAGTACAGTATTTCCACACTTACTTTATTCACCTTTTCTTGCTTGATGTGGACTATGCAGGAGTATGGATGTATCACTGGCATCTGTATGTTGGTAAGATCACAATGACAATGCTCAGAGGTTGCATCTCTTTGACATGGAGGGCCAGCTTCACCTGTCTGTGTTGACAGAACATCATCAACAGTCTCTAAAGCAACAATGTCTTGAGGGAAGTTTGGTGACTCTACAAGAGACGTTGGTGCATTTTTATcattcaaaacaacattgtctATGGGATTTGTAGCAACAGCATCTTTTGGCCCGGAAAGGGCATCATTTTGGAAATCACTGAAGGCATCTGTGATAGGCAAACAAGCTGCATTGGGAGCATGTTGAGGGACATCTTCATCAACACTTGTAGGACTAGCTGCACTCAAGGTGCTCTCATCTGAACACCCTAAGGATGGGGCATCTATACTAATGGAGGTGTCACAAGGATTTCTATCATTACCACCATGAAATGGTTGAATTGCATTGTCAAATTCCTTCTCTTCCTGGAGATTTACAGGTGATTCCGGGGGACTGTCAGCATTGTAGATTTCCTCATCATATTGTGAACTTGAAGGCGTCCTTTTCCCACCCTCAAAGGAAAGGATCTTGATTATTTGGGAGAGACCATTATTCATGGCAAAATCCAAGGGGGTCAAGTTCTTATTATTGACGATTGTTACATCACCTCCAGCATTAACAATGGCATGGAGGGGAACAAAGCCATCTTCATTTTGCGCAAGGTAGTGTAGGGCTGTGTTTCCAAGATGATCCCTGGCATTCAAGATAAGAGCAGTTTTTCCAGGCATATTCTTTGCTTGATCCACCATTGCTTCTAACCATTCTGAAAAATAATCAGACTTGTTGCTGGTCAACATCTCTTGTGCAGCTGCATGAAGTGGAGTTTGCATTGCATTGTCCTGTAAAAGAAGACAGTCCTTCAGCATGTGAACTGTTTTGTTGATCCTGTTAGTAAGGTGTCTTGCCCGTCTATAAGAGTAGTGTAAGTAGAGAACACATCTATGAAGTGCAGTTTGTCGAGTTGCTGATGAGCAAACAGTTGCATTGAAACCTAGCGAAAAAGAGAATATTCagctgttacatgtacatgccaCAAATACCAGTATGAACACACATCCCAAGCACTGTTCTCAATATTAATAAACCTTGCTAAGCAAGCAAACGACCTTTAAAAGAAGGGATTTTAACTTACCTGGAAAATTCACTTTGACTCAGGTTAGTCAATACAAAACAAGAAGGCACACAGAGACTCAGAAAAGAGACTCCATTTGGTTCAAATTAATTCACATGGATGTCTAAGTTTGAAGGAGATGTCTGAAGGAGATGTCTGAGATTCAATGGTGTCGTTGCCAGATGATATCCTCATACAAATTTAGTTGGCAAACCTCGCTTTACATAGATCGATGCCCATGCCTGTAGCCAGAGGGTgtgtacaccttattccaaaatggctgtcatttagtattttttttgtttgattgcaactcattcaaggttaaatattctttcaaattttacttttgaaagtGAGgtcaaaagggccaatttgcaatcaaacaaaagaatactaaaatggcgactggcgaccattttggaataaggtgtatggggTGCATTCCCTTACTCTCACAGACTCCAAAGTTCCACCTTTTTGTAATCAAGGTCCTTTAAGAATGCAATTGACTAAAAAAAGTGATAGTTAACCCCTTAAAGCCCAAGgcccactgacaagtaaaatcatctggcgttaacacagtaaaatctataagtggccactcggagttaaagggttaaaaaaccCATTGTATTTTCTGGCAAACTAAGACTAAGGGCACTTTTTTGTCCAAAGACCTTGATTCAGCATCCTCACTCtttacttgcacaaatcccttaatacacctcttttaccccacAAAAATGTGCACAGGCATTGTTTTTGATTACTGTTGGGACATCTTTATGTCCCAGGAGaacttgcaaacaatgattatgcaattgtttttctttggggcaggaggggggtgggggaggggggtaaagaagtgtattatgggatttgtgcaagtagagaatagaccattttacagttgtagctaagctACCTGGTGTAAGAATGAAAGCAAGGCTGCCAATCCCagtgttttgatacaaacctttgcacttttgttatgttaattagaattacaacaacacaatttacatgataagagcagtgggggctgtatcaatacaaggtcaccggcagcctcgcagccattcataggcttggtcgctgagcagacaactgtaaaatgggctATTGATGTTGGATAAGAATGCCCAATAACAGAAGTTATTTAACAAATACCTATGATCAAATGTGGATAGCCAAACACCAAACATAGCCACAGATACCCAAACCTACTTTTTTTGTATGACACTGCATTTTTGCCAAATGTCAACATTTATAGTATGCACGGGAAATGCATGAGAATTTTAATGAGCCATCCAGTGAGAAGATATCGTTCTCATAGTATATTAAAATATGTTATTTTAGCTAATATTAATCTTAGAATACTTTTATCCTTTTATTGTATTGTTTATCAGTTATATTTTTACCATTGTAAACTTTGTAATGTTTTAGCACAATTCAGCCTATTGGCTGCCATCTAtctatcaagtgaagctatgatctttgcagttgtaaacacaatttttgcaattgcgcagagaagcctgaaaaattcaggacttcaacgggatttgaacccgtgagctCGCGGGAACatgagaacccacaaatgatcagctcccaatgtcagtggcttcataactaagttggttagagcgccgcACCGGtttcgcgaggtcacaggttcaaatcccattgaagtcctgaatttttcaggcttctctatgcaattgcaaaaactgcgtttacaactgcgaagatcatagcttcacttgatttgatatccacagttcatatatgatccaattcatatatcatttcattgttctgtctatctatctacggtatctatctatctatccccAAACCTCACCCGCAGCCACACCCCCCCCGGCCGGGACATAGCGGGGCATTTGCGGGGAATTTTCCGTTATTTGACGAGCCAAAGGGCTGCAGGTATCTGCGACTTTGACCTCTTTTGCACGTCATCCAAGAACAGCGGGGGAGTGGACCAGGGTATTTTCCACCGAGGTAGACTGGGTCAAGAATCGCTAGTCCGGCAAGATGGCGGCTTTATGCCCATGAAAACAAGGTGAAGAGACTCCAGAAATTGTACAAAGCCCAGAGGTAGATGTGTTTGTATTTGCCAACAAGAAGAATTTGGTACCATGATTGCATGTGAGAATCCACAATGTCCAGTTGAATGGTTCCATTTTTCTTGCATTAGAATCAAAAGAGAGCCTATGGGACACTGGTATTGCGATGAGTGCCAACTGAAGGTTGGCCAGGAGTAGGTCTTCAGTGGAAACAAGAAGGTGGAACAGGAAAGGTAAATGTGTTCTTTAAACCCATTCTATGAAACAGtgtgttttttcaaattttgaaatacATTTGTAAACTGCATTTACTAACACTGAACCCTCTTCTACTAGCAAGTAGAATTTAATGTTCTCTTAAATGTGAACAGTAGACTATAAAGTCCACCACAAACATTTTATACCATTTGAAAAGCATTGTATGTGGTGACGTGTGTTACTtgacaaataaagtttaaacCATTTACATTAGCTGTGTCTTCCACTCAACAAGAGCGGGGGATGTAAGCGCGGTCGTCACCTTCAATAAGAGGAAAATCCTGACCTTGGGGTGCCGGGCATTTTGCAACTTTAGAAGTGAGCGCTTGTCAAATGCCCCGCTATGTCCCGGCCGGGGGGGTGCGggggtttacattgactggtgcattaggGGCAAGATCACGCCGTTAACGCGTCACGAAAGAGTCATGCGTCACATGTCACGCAAAACATTCTATAAACCTTTCATACAAATCCATTGTGTCTAAACGAATTAtaatatatatctatctatctatatatatccGTGGAACGAAGAAGGCTttcgttgtaaacatggcgaACCTTCAACACTAATAAGCTTAATTAAGCTTAACTACAGTTGCACAACAATGACAGCAACCTACCGAAATCTATCATCCATTCCATCAGCCGGCATTTTCCAAGCACGCTAACCCAGTGAAGAAGAGGATATTGGCACTTTTGACATGGGTCTGGAATATCATCATTTAAGTTCCATCCTTTCGACACAAAAGCCTTCACTGTATTTTGAAAGTGCTCGAAAGATACGTTGGCATTTCGGTCCCTTTTCTCGGAGCAATTTAGCAACGACAGCAACAGATCGTGGTGCTTTGGGCAGGCTTTTTTCGGGTCGCAGAACGGTGTGCACATTTTCTTGGCCATTTTGCGCATTAAATTGCACCTTTGGTCATCAACAACTGATATCAGTTAACCAGTAACTCGATAGATCGATCACCGATCAAGAAACCCAGACAACAGCAAAGCGTCACTGCTGCTGCTTGTATGTAAGCTGAGCATCCACGCCTTGGCGCTTAAATTGGAATGGTGCAATGGGAACTCTGCGCAAAACATTTGTATAAAATCTACAGAGCTTATTTCTGTCTGGGTTTTACTGGTGACGCAAGCAAAAGCGCAAAGCATAAGTTAACttaattgtaattattttatttatttttacataATCATCTTAagtttatctatttatttatgcAGTTATATAGTTAAGTATTATTTGTATTTATAATCATTTACCTTGGGATATATTTTTTGATGTGTTAATTCACTTAGTGTAAAGTCACGATAGCAGGTGACATCAGCAATAGCTGCCATTTATTCAACCTGTTTTATATGTATGTAAGCGCAAGGTAAGAGCGCTTATAAGCACAAGCGCACGCCCAAGGATCAAATATTTCCTTGTGTTTgggcttatgcttgcgttcgattgcgtcgtgtgaaaacgaaacgcagaataagcacaaggaaatttgtttcgtctggccaattaaaacactcgttccagattccctgcgTCTGAGGATTTGAGCAAAATGTCGGTTGCCGTGGTTGATTTATGTCGACGTTCCAtactgactacactaacacgagacttcaaagtgaaaatagtttattaagggcacgtcagtcagtctgctgaacaaaatgacctccatttacctgaattggttacaaactggacatcagataacaccgcccgtagaaatagacaaaatatactgcattaatgtaggaataaactaagcaacagtaccgtgccggatacgaaaaaccactaaaaaccaccctttagaagtggccaaaaataagtgggaacgtattcctcatccaatgcaacggcaccagaccccgaggaaagggtatccTACTATGcacaaggaaaaataagcagacagcgcagttcaaaagttaagcataaagttaaagcatcagcgactgacaaacgtagaatgatgaaaaactcccgccaaactcctaaataCTCCTAACCTATCCCATAGCCACCTATGGTCCTCTACGCCGTGCCatcagaatattcaatttctgactaactcgttcccatgtcactcgaacgtcagaaattacactttccactagcataagctgcttatgcttgtgctcGCGCTTGCGTAAGCACATCCAGTGAAAAAGCAGCTTAAGTACGTGACGCAGACCAGAAGCTCAACACTTAAACATCGCATTGTAATGTTTAAGTTCGTacaaaagacaacaacaacagaattACAGTTAATAATACTTTAATAATAACACTTTATTCAGAATTCAGAATTAATCAATCCTGAAACTTATGTTCATCCAAAGTTCcacgatggtcgtcacgcagtcacgcaacgttctgTCAAACCGTTTGGagtaaatgaaggggtagtttctaaagaaactgtggtgctgcgtcggtggggaagtagtatacaaaaatttggtttatcaacggagttgataatgtaaattgaccaccgtacagagattctaaaagctgacgtttcgagcgttagcccttcgtcagagcgaatccgttTGGAGTAAAGTCAGAGTCGCACAGGAAATTGCTAGTTACTTTTtattcggacgtcaagggatcgaatccagttttatgataaaaaaaaaaccacaagaTTGAGAACAATTTtacgaaaacaagcaaatgagaacgttgcgtgacgaccaccGTGGAACTGCATGTATTGCGGAGAAGGTTTTACAAAATCTGGTTTTAAAATGTAGAGCtaagcgagtcttcagtgtctctaggagCAAGCGTATATGTTCCCCacaaaaattccagtttcattcggaaattctcttaatttcgaaaaccAAACTAAGATGTCTCCTTCGTAGCTTTCGTATGTTCCTTAtctttttttgactaatttccaccataaatgaagggaagatgccgaacattcggcaatacaggagaataacgacaaaaattgaaacaaaaaaaaaaataaaaaaaaaagagacaccCCGACCGACCCCGACCCCGCGATTTGGCTACTATCCACAATTTGGGGGCAAACGAAATACTGGAATGATAGACTAGTGCACTAAAAGGGATTTCTGATGTAGTGTATGTTATTTAATGGGTAAAGgcttcaataaatttttccaTAAGCTGATTGGGCTAAAGGGCTGATTGTGCAA contains these protein-coding regions:
- the LOC137993312 gene encoding uncharacterized protein, coding for MRKMAKKMCTPFCDPKKACPKHHDLLLSLLNCSEKRDRNANVSFEHFQNTVKAFVSKGWNLNDDIPDPCQKCQYPLLHWVSVLGKCRLMEWMIDFGFNATVCSSATRQTALHRCVLYLHYSYRRARHLTNRINKTVHMLKDCLLLQDNAMQTPLHAAAQEMLTSNKSDYFSEWLEAMVDQAKNMPGKTALILNARDHLGNTALHYLAQNEDGFVPLHAIVNAGGDVTIVNNKNLTPLDFAMNNGLSQIIKILSFEGGKRTPSSSQYDEEIYNADSPPESPVNLQEEKEFDNAIQPFHGGNDRNPCDTSISIDAPSLGCSDESTLSAASPTSVDEDVPQHAPNAACLPITDAFSDFQNDALSGPKDAVATNPIDNVVLNDKNAPTSLVESPNFPQDIVALETVDDVLSTQTGEAGPPCQRDATSEHCHCDLTNIQMPVIHPYSCIVHIKQEKVNKCERCQQETMSEITSSSELTCDSGNSVLSLLQGAGLLQNLTQIAEKARNEDERVLTDKLELVKKTNSQLESGEKELAEKKNRITSLMTELEELKKQVQTTLDEKERLLLKRKHLNEECSHLQKKLHCCDSLLKVVPR